GGTTGTTCGCTCTCGGCAGTTgcgtcttctgctgctggagcaGGAGTCTCTTCTTGAGCGTCCTCTGTGGGCTTATCCGTCACATGGTTCTGGTCCTGTACTTCGGTGGTCGGGACTGTCTCGCTGGCAGCGGGAGCTTCATCCTCCGGTTCAACTTCGGCTACAGTGACTTGAGAATCGGTGCTTTGGGTAGGAGATTGCACCGGTCCACCCTCTGTGCCATCCGTGGGCTCAGCCGGTGGCTGTGGTTCagcctccttttcttctggAACTGTTTCCTTTGCCGGCTCTTCACTGTCCTCCGCGCTTTCATTAATAGTTGTGACGCGAGAACCGATCGACGGGCTAGACTTGTGTCGTCGGGTAGTAGCACCGGTGCTGATTGACGCTGGTTCAACTTGATCCAAGGGAGGCATGAGAGATTCATTCTCCTTGCGCAGAATCGTCAATCGGCGGCCGTCGTTCGTGTCTTGCGATTGCTGGGGCTGGGCCTGGTGCGCCTCGTCTCCCTCTGCCTCCGGTGGCACGGTATAATTATCCTCCGGAATAAGATGATACATATCGCAAACGGTTTTAAAGAACATATAAAGCCCGTCGTGACCCTCTACCTGCCAGAACACTTCCCGGTGCTGAAACCAAGCGTGCGCGAAGATGCGATACAACCGCCGGAAGATGTTGGTGAGATGTCTTAAGCCCGCCTGCGGTCCACCACCGGACTCCGATCCTAGTGTCAGCCTACTCGGAAAATGTTTCGGAGATGTAAGGATGTTGGTGGCCCAATCAAGCGTGTGGCAGCAGTAGTCGATGGCGCAACACGCCTTGGGCGGGTCATGAACTGCGCAAAGATACTGCCATTCCGAAGCCCGCATTTCGGGGCAGGTCTGTGAAGAGCATGGTGGGCTTTCAGCGAAGAAAGCAACGATAAGGTTGTTCACTTTCATGGTCAAGAAGCGGCAAAGTTCGTATAGCCATAGCGCCCGCTCAACACCCTCGGGGGGCTCCGCAAGCTGGCGAGCAATGTCTCGTTTGATCGGAATGACCGTGTCGGAGTCCTCCGGCCGTGTGAAATGGTTATGAAGTGCTTTCAGATGCTCTTGCAGTTGGAATGGGGAGTCGAGCTGTATGAAAGTACGTGTGTTAGAACGCTAGGGGTTTCCGAGGTGGTTGGGGATTGACTAGTTTACTGACATCTTTGAGAGGAATCAACGGAGGCCCCGAGGCCATCTCATTTGACTTTGAACCTGGCCGAATTCTCCGCAACGGACCAGTATCTACGCCTGAGGAGACTCCCAGGCGTTGAGCATCCGCATCCGCGCCAAACGACTCGCCCGACTGGGGTCCGATCTGTACCTCAGTAAACGGGGGAGGACTGGGGAGTCGCGGAGAGCTTGACGGGGACGAGACCCCCGCGGCGGCCATTGTCAGGAAGCTGTGTAAGGAATGGAACAAGGACCGAACGGGAGTCAAACGGCGAAAGGAGGTAGTATCAAGGAGAACAAGCAGAAGCCGGGATAGAGAGCCGGCTagccttctccaactccacTGCAGCTAAAGGATAAGCTAACGGAAACTGCCGGGCGGTGAGCGATAACCATGACTGCACTAGCCCTAAGCCCTGGCTCCTTCCCCTCTAAGTAACGTCATCGATCTCTGCCCCAGATTCTGTATACTCCGGTTGTATGCTCCTGCACCAGCAGACTGCAGTGTTACTGTCATTTCTGGAATAGTGACTGGATCATATTCTCAATatggatgacgatgatgctcCCCCCGATCTGGTGGATGTCACCCAGCTCCCAGACTCCGAGCTTCAATCATCGTCTGCGGAACTTCCCCCGCAAGAGCGCGTGCCTATCACGCTGGTGACGGGTATGCTGGACATGCTGTAGATCTTTGCTTGAATTATACCGGTTATCTACCACTAAACGACTGACACTGTGGCCCATCAGGTTACCTTGGTGCCGGCAAAACCACCTTACTCAACTACATCCTCACTGAAAAGCATGGCAAGAAAATTGCTGTGATAATGAACGGTACCATCAAGTGTTAGCCGCTCGTGTACAACAAATGCTAATGGTCACTTAGAATTCGGGGACTGTGAGTCTACTGGAAAACTCAAACCATACCCCAAAGCAAGCTAAAACTCAAGCTTACGCGCTGTAGCAACGGACATCGAGAAACCTATGACCGTCAACAAAGATGGCCAAGAAGTCACCGAATGGTTAGAAGTTGGAAacggctgcatctgctgctccGTCAAGTACATTTCCCTTGGGAATTTCTCCTAAAAAATCGCGCAGTGATGCTAACCCGCACAGGGACTCGGGAGTGATGGCCATCGAATCCCTAATGGAACGCCAGGGAACATTCGACTACATCCTTCTTGAAACCACCGGGCTCGCAGACCCAGGAAACATCGCCCCTATCTTCTGGGTAGACGACAATCTCGGAAGCTCAATCTACCTCGACGGAATCGTCACACTAGTCGATGCCAAAAAcatcctgcatcttctcGACGAACCAACACCAGAAGAAACCGTTCCTGTATCTGACGAACCAAAGcacgaccacgaccacgatCACGGCTCTGGACCGGTTCTCTCAATGGCACACATGCAAATCTCCCACGCGGACGTGATCATCCTTAACAAAACCGACCTTGTCACGGCAGAGGAACTAGAACGTGTCCGGGATAGAGTAACAGCCATTAACAGCGCCGCGAAAATCCACGTAACGGACCACAGCCGCACGCCTCAAATCGAGGGTATCGTCCTAGATCTACATGCATATGACCACCTCGATAGTTTGGATTTCAGTCAGAAGGGCCACAGCCATATTGACCCGGTACGTCGCATCCCTCATCCAGAACCTCACTGAGAAAAGAAACTAATCATGATATGTATGCACATAAAGTCCATCTCAACAATAGCCCTAACGCACCCGCCATTTCCCGCCTCAAAAGTCCCTCTCGTAGACGCCTGGCTCCGCTCCGTCCTCTGGGACTCGACACTCCCCATTGCTCCTACCGACTCTAGCGGTAACAGTCCTGCAAGTTTCGACATCCACCGTCTAAAGGGCATCCTAGCGCTCTCCGACGGCTCGGGCAAAATCATCCAGGCGGTGCGTGAAGTCTTCGAGATCAGGGATGAGGCTCCCTCTCCAGAGAGCGAGCGCAAGACTCAATGCAAGCTTGTTTTGATTGGGCGGGGGCTGGGCGATGTCACCCCGTGGCAGACGAGCTTTGATGAGTTTTTGGCGAGAGATGAATAAATACATATATAATCGATGAAGATGCATGGTAGCTTTAGACTAAGCGAGccaagaaagaaagaattcTTTTCAATTAATACAGTGGATGCTAAGAATAGTAGAATAAATAGCGAGTCCAaataatcaatcaatcaacaaATCAACCAATATACATTTGAGTGAGTATGCATTACCCAGTGACATGACATGATGAAATTTCACAAAAGGACAACAGGCAAACAAAACAAATTAACAAGTAAACAGAGTACTTAGATAGGGAATAAATCCAACCAaataaaaagagaaaagacaaaacaGCCCATCCGTTCGTATATCGTCGTAAGTAggaaaaataagataaaaggGAATTCGGGAAATGCAACCCCAGGACGTCGAAGTCGATCGAGTCCGCCGATGCTGAGTGTATCATGCTAGGTAGTAGGGAAATGCAACTGGAACTTGGAATGTAACAATCAAGCGATGAGAACAGCATATCAAATCAAGTTTTATGGGGATGAGAGCAcagaaaaaagagagaaaaaaagaaaagaaaattgAGAAACCCCAGGAGAAAAACTGCCGCAATGAAACTCCATGTTTTCGCCGTCATGATCCGCTGCATTGTGCTGAAACGCAAGGAGGTAAGTAATAAGTATACAGCGCGAAACCCCAGCCGGGGCCTTTAATCAAACAGGTTGGTTGGGGTAGTTGTGGGTTTTATCGGCTAGGTCATACAAATTGTACGGCCTTGCCGGTGAATGCTGGGTTAATGGGTAGACGAGAGTCGTTCAAGTAGGAATTTAAATCATGGATACCATCTTGAGGGTATAGGGTCGATTGGTGTCCAATTGGCGAGATAGAAGCTGAATCTTTGTTGAATGTTTCTGTCGATGctttggctgctgggttgATGGGCAGGTGAGAATCGCGGAGAGAAAAGCCTTGATTCGAGTCCTCGATGTATTTTGGAGGGCGCGGAATCGACATGGCGTTAGACTCCGCGGGGTCATCTATCTTGTGACTGGATGTCTCCTGAGAAGGTGTCATAGCTGGGTTGAGTGGTAACACTGAATTGTTGAGAAAGGAGTCTTGGTCTTGGCCCTGGTCGGTTTTTTGAGAGTCCTGGGTTTGTTTTAAATCAGGAACTGATATGGTATCCTTCTGATGGTCGAATGCATTTTCCGGTGCTTCAATTGCCGGATTAATTGGTAGAATAGATTCACTGAGACAAGGGCCTTGGCCATGCACGGTATGTTGATGGTTCTCGGGGATCGTCTCGACGAGAGTCGACAAATTGTCTGCTTCTAAGTTTGACCGGTCCACTTCCGGTAATTTGGCTGCCGGGTTTATGGGTAAAATGGAATCATTCAAGTAAGGGCCCTGGAGGCTATCTTGGGAGCATACCAAAGCCGACTGGAAACTCGGTGACGGTTGAGGAGCCACGTTTTGCTGAGGCGGGCCCTCCAAAGATATGAGGGCCGGGTTTATCGGTAAAGTAGACTCACTCAAATAACTGCTCTGTTGTTCATCAAGATGCTGGGGACAGTCCAAAATGTCACTCGGAGGTGGCAAAATATCCTTTGTTGCAAATAGCCCTGGCTCAAATTCGGCTGCCGGATTGATTGGGAGTACGGATTGCAGAAGCGTAGACTCAGATTGCAATGGTTCTTGACTAGTCCAATCTTCGGCCGCCGAGCCCACTGGGTATATATTGACAGGGGCTTGTGTGATAAGAGGCGACTCCGGGCGTTGGTAATGAATAGAACCGTTTCGAGAAGAACGCTCCCATGGCCCAGCACTACCAAGTTCATCTGGCAGATGTTTGACGTCGGAAATAGGATCAACCATCGTCATGTCCGTTGAGGAGTTTCGGTAACGAGGATCCACACCGGCGTCTAGGCCTATCTCACTGTCTTCATAATCTAACGAAAAGTTTCTTTCGGTTAATTCCGGGCGAGTCGGGGGTTCCATTGTCACTGGTATCAGGTCATCCACAGAATTTCGTTCATCAAGAATTATTGAGGTCTCCTTCCGAATGCCGTTCGGCCGTGGCACCGTATCATACGGCCCCATTTGCCGGTCTTGCTCCTCCCTATAAACAAAAGCACCATCCGTTTCTGGTGAGGATATACTTTCAAGGTCGTCGTGCGGAGAATGATGAGCGGTATGTGGCCTACTATGACCGAAGCTACCCATTTGTCGCCCGCGGGGATATAGAAAAGTGGCGCGCGAGTCGTACAAAGGGAAGGCACCATTGTGCAGACCAACTCCGACACTTATGGGAGGTTGCATTCTGGGCAACTGCTCGAATGTTCCGGTTTCGGGAGGGAAAAAACTCAGCAGCTCCTTAGCTGACAGTCGGTGTCGAGGGATCGGGCTCAGGCAAATAGACACCACTCTCCGATAATAATCCGGGAGGGGAACGTCCTCGTCCAACACAAACGGCCGACGCTGGCGCTCGGgctcgtcctcctccattGCCAGCGCCCAGAGTGTCATACCCAACTGGAAAAGATCTGTCTTGACTCCGATATACATCGATATCCGTTGGTTACTCTCGATCTTCGCCGCAATCTCCGGCGGTTCCCATCCCACCGGACAACCTCGTCGGTTAATGTCAATAATCTTCGCATCGTCATTGGCGTCCACCACAATATTCGACAAGGTAAAATCTCCCTGCACGTAGCCTGACTCGTGAATCTCACACAGGCCGTGCACAATCTGTCTAGCCCAGCGTTCCCGACGCTCCCAAGAGATTGTACCACGGTATTCATACAAAATATCCACCAGGGCTCCTTTCTCGGCAAAGCTGATGAGAAGCCCTTTAACAACTTCCTGCCGGTCATCAACCACAATTCCTTCCACCTGGATCACATTGGGGGTACTTTGAAGCGCATGCAAAGCGTTGATCTCGTACAGGAATTCGTCAACGGTATCGGGCCCAGGGATTTCCTTCTTGATAAACGACCTATCGCCCAACCTCACATTATACACAAATCCCGATAAGTGTGCCTCGAAATGTAACCGGCGTTCGGGAACGAGTTGGGCGTCTGGTAAGTGGCCGATACTGGAGATGGGAGGGTACGGGATGATCTCGTTCACATCCTCGGTAACATGGACATGCAAGCGACCATCGAGGGTTTCTAGTTTCAGATTGGTGACAGTATCGTAGAACTGGATCTCGGGGAGCGACTCGCGGATCGACTCGTAGATGCGGGCGCACTTGTCTCGCTGGTACCGTAATTCCTTCAGGTCCTGCTCCAGGGATTCAGGTTCGGCGTCGCGATAGTCGCAGGATATAGTAACGCGGCGCCATCTGTTGGCAGCTTCGGCATATGTGACGAAAAATTTTTCCCTTTCTGAGCCGTCCCGAAAGTGCATGCTCAGGTTCAGAATCCACCGGCGCTCCAAATCCATGTCGAAATAATCAACAGGATACCCCTCGGGAGTATCCGTCACCTCGGGGTAGTGGTCCCATGCCGACCTGACATCGCTATCCTGGGTGGTATCCTCATTCGTTTCCGGGGGCTCGTCGACCTTGGTTGGGCTTGATTCTGGGTCCGGGTCTTCGCGCCAGTTAATCTCGGGAGCGGATAATCTGGGATCCACGATAGACTGTGGGGACTTTGTCCGCTCGAGACTCAGTGTACAACGGTCGGCCGATGCAGCGCGTCGAGGCTCAGAGTTGACAGGGGAGAGACGGTCTCGACTTTCGGAGTGTTGTCTCTTGAAGGTAGTAGATCGGGGCAGGCCAACACCTACCTTCCTGGACAGCCGGCGCGTAAGGTTATCGTGGGATTTGGGCGGTGGAGAGTTGGTGCCTTTGGAATTGGAACGAGTGTTCGACGCGGGGGAAGTGTCAGTGCTTGTAGGCGAGCGAGAGGAAAAATCTCGATCATCGCGGCCAAGCCATCGCCGGAGACCCAGGCGATGCCACATGCTCTGCTTGGGACGCGGCAGCTCGACCTTTTCGGGGTCCAGCAAAAAGCCCAAAGACGACCTGGGCGAGCTACAGGAGCTGTCTGCAATGGAGATGGCCATCCAGCACGACCCAGGAGATCAAGAGGGCCGAATGGGGGAGGGCGACTTGAAGACTCGAGGGGGCTGGGAGGGCGCCGGCCATAAGAAATTATCGCGGCGGGATTCCCGTTGACTTGACAGGGTTTCGTTTCGGAGGGAAAACTCGGAATTCTGagcaggaaaaaaaaaaagaaaagaaaagacgagTGACTACAAAAGCTCAGACGAAAAAATTTAACAGCCCGAACTGGAGGCAGTCAAATCAGACAGATCCAGGCAGAGCATCGAGCAGCCCTCGACGAGTCGGTGAGGGTTCGGCGTCGTAACAGGTCgcacaacagcagcagagaaacAAGTAGGGGATGGATATCGGCGCAGTTAACGGTATTAAAATGGACAGTAAACAAGCAAAGGGAaggagggaaaagaaaagcgAGAAACAAGCATCAACAGAAGCAACAAAATGAAAAAGGGTACTTTGAAacggggagaagaaaagaaatcgGAGTGGAAGAAAACGCAGAAAATGAACAAAATGAAGCTGTCGCTGCAACAACGCAAGATGATTAGCCCAGAAGAGCCCCGGAATAGCCACGcgattatttattattattatctcgATGAGTTATGACTCACTGAAGGCGATGGTTCCTATAGTTACTGGCAGCGACTATCAACAAGCTGCTATACGGGACGAGGAAGTATACTCGAGACGATTGCAGTATACAAGCAGAGGCGGACGCACAATAAATCTGCGATGTCCTGATATTCAAAAATCCCAAAAACTAAACAGATCCTCGCAGTTTTAGT
This region of Aspergillus puulaauensis MK2 DNA, chromosome 5, nearly complete sequence genomic DNA includes:
- a CDS encoding Mob1 family protein (COG:D;~EggNog:ENOG410PKJV;~InterPro:IPR005301,IPR036703;~PFAM:PF03637); translated protein: MAAAGVSSPSSSPRLPSPPPFTEVQIGPQSGESFGADADAQRLGVSSGVDTGPLRRIRPGSKSNEMASGPPLIPLKDLDSPFQLQEHLKALHNHFTRPEDSDTVIPIKRDIARQLAEPPEGVERALWLYELCRFLTMKVNNLIVAFFAESPPCSSQTCPEMRASEWQYLCAVHDPPKACCAIDYCCHTLDWATNILTSPKHFPSRLTLGSESGGGPQAGLRHLTNIFRRLYRIFAHAWFQHREVFWQVEGHDGLYMFFKTVCDMYHLIPEDNYTVPPEAEGDEAHQAQPQQSQDTNDGRRLTILRKENESLMPPLDQVEPASISTGATTRRHKSSPSIGSRVTTINESAEDSEEPAKETVPEEKEAEPQPPAEPTDGTEGGPVQSPTQSTDSQVTVAEVEPEDEAPAASETVPTTEVQDQNHVTDKPTEDAQEETPAPAAEDATAESEQPESNSETADPESEPKTESTTEPETEQEAKPESEEKTEEKTEEPIKQV
- a CDS encoding protein kinase family protein (COG:T;~EggNog:ENOG410PHAH;~InterPro:IPR000719,IPR011009,IPR001245;~PFAM:PF07714;~go_function: GO:0004672 - protein kinase activity [Evidence IEA];~go_function: GO:0005524 - ATP binding [Evidence IEA];~go_process: GO:0006468 - protein phosphorylation [Evidence IEA]), with the translated sequence MAISIADSSCSSPRSSLGFLLDPEKVELPRPKQSMWHRLGLRRWLGRDDRDFSSRSPTSTDTSPASNTRSNSKGTNSPPPKSHDNLTRRLSRKVGVGLPRSTTFKRQHSESRDRLSPVNSEPRRAASADRCTLSLERTKSPQSIVDPRLSAPEINWREDPDPESSPTKVDEPPETNEDTTQDSDVRSAWDHYPEVTDTPEGYPVDYFDMDLERRWILNLSMHFRDGSEREKFFVTYAEAANRWRRVTISCDYRDAEPESLEQDLKELRYQRDKCARIYESIRESLPEIQFYDTVTNLKLETLDGRLHVHVTEDVNEIIPYPPISSIGHLPDAQLVPERRLHFEAHLSGFVYNVRLGDRSFIKKEIPGPDTVDEFLYEINALHALQSTPNVIQVEGIVVDDRQEVVKGLLISFAEKGALVDILYEYRGTISWERRERWARQIVHGLCEIHESGYVQGDFTLSNIVVDANDDAKIIDINRRGCPVGWEPPEIAAKIESNQRISMYIGVKTDLFQLGMTLWALAMEEDEPERQRRPFVLDEDVPLPDYYRRVVSICLSPIPRHRLSAKELLSFFPPETGTFEQLPRMQPPISVGVGLHNGAFPLYDSRATFLYPRGRQMGSFGHSRPHTAHHSPHDDLESISSPETDGAFVYREEQDRQMGPYDTVPRPNGIRKETSIILDERNSVDDLIPVTMEPPTRPELTERNFSLDYEDSEIGLDAGVDPRYRNSSTDMTMVDPISDVKHLPDELGSAGPWERSSRNGSIHYQRPESPLITQAPVNIYPVGSAAEDWTSQEPLQSESTLLQSVLPINPAAEFEPGLFATKDILPPPSDILDCPQHLDEQQSSYLSESTLPINPALISLEGPPQQNVAPQPSPSFQSALVCSQDSLQGPYLNDSILPINPAAKLPEVDRSNLEADNLSTLVETIPENHQHTVHGQGPCLSESILPINPAIEAPENAFDHQKDTISVPDLKQTQDSQKTDQGQDQDSFLNNSVLPLNPAMTPSQETSSHKIDDPAESNAMSIPRPPKYIEDSNQGFSLRDSHLPINPAAKASTETFNKDSASISPIGHQSTLYPQDGIHDLNSYLNDSRLPINPAFTGKAVQFV
- a CDS encoding CobW family GTP-binding protein (COG:H;~EggNog:ENOG410PGH6;~InterPro:IPR027417,IPR011629,IPR003495;~PFAM:PF02492,PF07683): MDDDDAPPDLVDVTQLPDSELQSSSAELPPQERVPITLVTGYLGAGKTTLLNYILTEKHGKKIAVIMNEFGDSTDIEKPMTVNKDGQEVTEWLEVGNGCICCSVKDSGVMAIESLMERQGTFDYILLETTGLADPGNIAPIFWVDDNLGSSIYLDGIVTLVDAKNILHLLDEPTPEETVPVSDEPKHDHDHDHGSGPVLSMAHMQISHADVIILNKTDLVTAEELERVRDRVTAINSAAKIHVTDHSRTPQIEGIVLDLHAYDHLDSLDFSQKGHSHIDPSISTIALTHPPFPASKVPLVDAWLRSVLWDSTLPIAPTDSSGNSPASFDIHRLKGILALSDGSGKIIQAVREVFEIRDEAPSPESERKTQCKLVLIGRGLGDVTPWQTSFDEFLARDE